One part of the Oncorhynchus clarkii lewisi isolate Uvic-CL-2024 chromosome 7, UVic_Ocla_1.0, whole genome shotgun sequence genome encodes these proteins:
- the LOC139413382 gene encoding death-inducer obliterator 1-like isoform X1 — translation MEENVSPELSLAPEPEQSQDPMDSSSQAILEDYKAEKEDGEDKEDQEHGNNDTQEKLENAEQSAKTTNEFKKTWGFRRTTIAKREMPGDTAAESQDGHAGPVRRSGRQAKRTDKLEEFLLTTKRARTVGRRSAPGSIEAGDPPSQTPTDAETASEASFDGNAEAKSVDDKPDSPVRKTRSRKKTTRKAKGRGRSRVGSVSDDGSSDNEKFSGDALKELQEEEEKGSGDTPKELQEEEGSGDAPKELQEEEGSTDVPKELQEEEGSGDAPKELQEEGGSGDAPKELQEEEGSGDASKELQEEKNGNGDAPKEPQPEEKEQQDKKTTSPEEEEKDDTVQPEQDSVKKEKEEEKGKKRCVEKPIDASGERASRSRSPAKAASRGTTPNKRDTKSRGGIKTRNDQEEDESPSSSSSSSDSGDDEGYDPNALYCICRQKHNKRFMICCDRCEEWFHGDCVGITEARGRLMERNGEDYVCPNCTTKKSQTAKPNGKPKAAAPGALKAEQSPSVAAPSAGMEERGDDLGIKGRIEKTTNPSGKKKIKIFQAAAEESKLPKCIGPGCEKTALKDSVYCGSECILRHAAAAMAAKSISEPKQKDQDKAKGQKKTPGARATTKKSSTTGRKTSKRSTEESSSDSEDDKKDGDEEQNAEQQPPPPTMSSWSSDHNYNAVTPEKTTPIAPPTVLNKTSLVEKGSEEDQSEKESTPSEKKSPASTAPLKGGKKSPSPRLLKTYTRRNKPATPGSSAKAPKKQPPPPPNKSKKPPPPPAVLTPSAPGSLDAPRHHVTGALRVGKSSFTIPKKQAQPQQRDSSGRSPSRVASSAPSTRHHEPGASAPSMMCPTAPPNNQMRQNIRRSLTDILYKRVSDSDDLNMSENDVGKLAVSIEKEMFNLCLCTDSKYKNKYRSLMFNLKDPKNKGLFYRVVWGEVSPFRLVRLSADELLSKEISEWRKPDTTEAPSARSQTGQSKSGRRLDSGPLDVDMEDAPPMSDGDVCNSGTSPSPRMAFSAELEEASSAPFSGSVQVGVKSGSSLPDIFSMMRDTTAEHRAHLFDLNCKICTGQKSADDEPAAKKAKLSKKPEMRQEVRRLSRSSSGEGAPVSYPGSETPVPEPLPYQEDTSIHFPPPQTPAPITAPAVSSVSITRRDPRMARHSSGVTVTHSAPDASMIASISTDTYSRPIPTESYSRPFPADTYSRPAVSVEPAPVAVMEVVPKGPLPMPPAPPPSIPRPIVQKAASSETPPEGETAIFLHGQEMMWKGLVNMHTVAKFVTKAYLVSGSFEHLKEDLPDTIHIGGRISPSTVWDYVGKLKTSLSKDLCLIRFHPATEEEEVAYVSLFSYFSSRKRFGVVANNNRRIKDLYLIPLSSKDPLPSKLLPFDGPGLEPARPNLLLGLVICQKDKKRAGASLETEEKRSKIQIRDLDDTGLPKPTTTIKAEVKAEKALRYTQDLPFSTTPPGTPPPLSSSETSSTSMAALSVLSFLSSVKAPATDKESPASSSAASSAANATPLQTILKTLFGNKRQDSEASMSPSEHGAVDISAVPATLLDPIVQQFGQISKEKQVEEDEDDRPYDPEEEYDPGMGYGAPQKSVKEPEVIKQPEATDVDDVAYDPEDDTIFEEVKTEGPGQAKATGDLTKQQKMVDLNKQIEEQKQQLEEQEDSIHEKKLTTGTSAASFSVTDGLISPSLLANSRLLQLGKKVEEFVKSSAAAPLINQRRDPRQSRDPRRLTSDSIEKVEMPPAKDTPPPPQTDVQEPETPLPQEEVITDSLPFLESDATEVSIPLLGEHVEPATEVNYMEEQTVESEEVDPTKSDLDKYSIWPNADSILKTGEISSFEKNRQEPTSSGYFNMSTNNNSLASPTINVLSQNVTQDSSTLVNTQSSHMSHVGTSSYMDYGAPPDILPTTTFPPQLVPPPMQGPPPMLGPPPMSVPPPMQSIPSLSGPLPMQRPPPPMQVESNQSPYSQYGPPPAAYPPYQNQWGGSQQQYEAPPGPPPQTMMPPRGPPPFQPMGPRAPPPQMFNAPMGSMPPQHMGQQGPPPGQFMESHGLPRPNFDGQNGLAPPRISGLPPPFNFPGPRAPPPPFTGPPPGHFDNRGPPPSHFPGPRGPPSHFGDHGSQAHMIDPPRGPVDQYNNVSVGSYQQGMDHHQGQTPPHMYKDNQAPPQGPSYRGPPHNQYEGRRGPPPSGDMGGQRFQPPNQFRGSIAPSPPPHRGSYDDQGPPQDHRGAPPQHLGGPDQYRLDSPGDLRPVRHSGPLLPTPPEGPILLPNRMGGHSPESHRDDHWRRHSPDMRRRSSSTREGSEPCGGDRPSRFEGGHRDREPIPGSSQLSEERQRDLSEDRRRERDREGPHGARPWDRGQDKPWSREREWDRGRERDRGERERSRERERSRGREGERHGEPEGDKRREPEGDKRRAPEGDRRRAPEGDRRRAPEGDRRRAPEGDRHRAPEGDRHRAPEGDRHRAPEGDRHRAPEGDRHRAPEGDRHRAPEGDKRKDRERDRDRGREKEPDRGREKEPDRRDYDRDRPRIRDRERDRDRRRDRSRSRDRDRGKERESDRRDNDRDRARDRDRERDKDRDRRDRSKSKEKREDKKETNKSDVPKESDKPAEVETDKNTS, via the exons ATGGAGGAGAATGTGAGTCCTGAGCTCTCTCTAGCTCCTGAGCCAGAGCAGAGCCAGGACCCTATGGATAGCAGCTCTCAAG CTATTCTTGAGGACTATAAAGCCGAGAAGGAGGACGGAGAAGATAAAGAAGACCAAGAGCATGGTAACAATGATACGCAGGAAAAGCTAGAGAACGCAGAGCAATCTGCTAAGACCACAAACGAGTTCAAGAAAACCTGGGGATTCCGACGGACCACCATAGCCAAGAGAGAAATGCCCGGAGACACTGCTGCTGAGAGCCAGGATGGCCATGCAGGGCCTGTACGTCGCAGTGGAAGGCAGGCAAAACGCACTGACAAACTGGAGGAGTTCCTGCTCACCACCAAGAGAGCGCgcacagtagggaggaggagtgcACCTGGCAGCATAGAGGCTGGGGATCCTCCCTCACAGACCCCTACAGATGCAGAGACGGCCTCCGAGGCCAGTTTTGACGGCAACGCAGAGGCCAAGTCTGTGGACGATAAGCCAGATTCTCCAGTGAGGAAGACGAGGAGCAGGAAGAAGACAACTCGGAAGGCTAAGGGCCGTGGCAGAAGCAGGGTTGGCTCTGTCAGTGATGATGGAAGCTCTGACAATGAGAAGTTTAGTGGCGATGCTCTCAAAGAgctccaggaggaggaggagaagggtagtGGGGATACACCCAAAGAGCTCCAGGAGGAAGAGGGTAGTGGAGATGCACCCAAAGAGCTCCAGGAAGAGGAGGGTAGCACAGATGTACCCAAAGAGCTCCAGGAAGAGGAGGGTAGTGGAGATGCACCCAAAGAGCTCCAGGAAGAGGGGGGTAGCGGAGATGCGCCCAAAGAGCTCCAGGAAGAGGAGGGCAGCGGAGATGCATCCAAAGAGCTCCAGGAGGAGAAGAACGGTAATGGAGATGCACCCAAAGAGCCACAGCCCGAGGAGAAGGAGCAGCAGGACAAGAAGACAACCAGCcctgaggaggaagagaaggatgacACAGTGCAGCCAGAGCAGGACTCTGTgaagaaagaaaaagaggaagagaagggaaaaAAGAGGTGCGTGGAGAAGCCCATAGACGCCAGTGGCGAGCGTGCCTCCAGGTCCAGGAGTCCTGCTAAGGCAGCTAGTAGGGGAACCACCcccaacaagagagacaccaagTCCAGAGGAGGGATAAAGACCCGCAATGACCAGGAGGAAGATGAATCCCCATCGTCATCCTCGTCATCCAGTGACTCCGGCGACGATGAAGGATACGACCCTAATGCACTGTACTGCATCTGTCGACAGAAACACAACAAAAG GTTCATGATCTGCTGCGACCGCTGTGAGGAGTGGTTCCATGGAGACTGTGTGGGCATCACTGAGGCTCGTGGACGTCTGATGGAGAGGAACGGGGAGGACTACGTCTGCCCCAACTGCACCACCAAGAAGAGCCAGACGGCCAAGCCCAATGGCAAACCCAAAGCAGCTGCCCCCGGGGCCCTCAAGGCCGAGCAGAGCCCCTCTGTGGCGGCTCCCTCAGCTGGGATGGAAGAAAGGGGTGACGACTTGGGGATCAAAGGGAGGATAGAGAAGACCACCAACCCCAGTGGGAAAAAGAAGATCAAGATCTTTCAGGCG GCGGCAGAGGAGTCTAAGCTGCCCAAATGCATCGGGCCAGGCTGTGAGAAGACCGCCCTGAAGGACTCTGTCTACTGCGGCAGCGAGTGCATCCTGAGACACGCCGCCGCAGCCATGGCAGCCAAGTCAATTTCTGAACCCAAGCAGAAAGATCAAGACAAGGCTAAGGGACAGAAAAAAACACCTGGTGCCAGGGCAACGACCAAG AAGAGTTCCACCACCGGAAGGAAGACCAGCAAGAGGTCCACAGAGGAGTCGTCGTCTGACAGTGAGGATGACAAGAAGGATGGTGATGAAGAGCAGAATGCAGAGCAGCAGCCACCACCACCCACCATGTCGTCCTGGTCCAGCGACCATAATTACAATGCAGTAACGCCAGAAAAGACTACACCCATAGCACCACcaacagtgttaaacaaaacgT CTCTTGTAGAGAAGGGGAGTGAAGAGGACCAGAGTGAGAAGGAATCAACCCCTTCTGAGAAGAAGTCACCTGCTTCTACAGCGCCGCTCAAAGGAGGAAAGAAGTCCCCCAGCCCCAGATTATTAAAGACATACACCAGACGCAATAAACCAGCAACTCCAGGAAGCAGTGCTAAGGCACCAAAGAAACAACCACCCCCCCCTCCTAACAAATCCAAGAAACCACCTCCACCGCCTGCTGTCCTGACCCCTTCTGCCCCAGGTTCTTTAGATGCCCCACGACATCACGTCACAGGAGCCCTGAGGGTTGGCAAGTCCAGCTTTACCATCCCCAAGAAGCAGGCCCAGCCCCAGCAAAGGGACTCCTCAGGTCGTAGTCCGTCCAGAGTCGCATCCTCAGCCCCTTCCACCCGACACCATGAGCCAGGCGCTTCTGCACCTTCCATGATGTGCCCGACAGCTCCGCCCAACAACCAGATGAGACAGAACATCCGCCGCTCGCTCACAGACATCCTCTACAAGAG GGTGAGTGACAGTGATGATTTGAACATGTCTGAGAACGACGTGGGAAAACTGGCGGTCAGCATTGAGAAGGAGATGTTCAACCTGTGCCTTTGCACAGACAGCAAGTACAAGAACAAGTACAGATCCCTCATGTTTAACCTGAAGGACCCCAAAAACAAG GGCCTGTTCTACCGCGTGGTCTGGGGAGAGGTCAGTCCCTTCAGGCTGGTGAGGCTGAGTGCAGATGAGCTACTCTCCAAAGAGATCTCAGAGTGGAGGAAGCCTGACACCACTGAG GCTCCCAGTGCTAGATCCCAGACAGGGCAGTCCAAATCGGGTCGTAGGCTTGATTCTGGCCCCCTTGATGTGGACATGGAGGACGCTCCTCCAATGTCTGATGGAGACGTATGTAACTCTGGCACCTCTCCATCTCCTCGCATGGCTTTTTCTGCA GAACTAGAGGAAGCTAGCTCCGCTCCCTTTTCTGGCTCTGTTCAGGTGGGGGTGAAAAGTGGCAGTTCCCTACCAGACATCTTCAGCATGATGCGGGACACCACAGCCGAACACAgggcccacctctttgacctcaaCTGCAAAATCTGCACAG GCCAGAAGTCTGCAGACGATGAACCAGCCGCCAAGAAGGCCAAACTCTCCAAGAAGCCTGAAATGAGGCAAGAGGTGAGGCGCTTGTCCAGGTCCTCCTCAGGTGAAGGTGCCCCGGTCTCTTATCCCGGCAGTGAGACGCCAGTCCCTGAGCCCCTGCCCTACCAGGAGGACACAAGCATCCATTTTCCTCCGCCCCAGACCCCAGCCCCTATCACCGCACCAGCCGTCTCCTCTGTCAGCATCACCCGCAGAGATCCCCGCATGGCAAGACACAGCTCTGGAGTGACGGTCACCCACTCTGCCCCAGACGCATCCATGATAGCATCCATCTCAACAGATACCTATTCAAGACCCATTCCAACAGAGTCCTATTCAAGACCTTTCCCAGCAGATACTTATTCAAGACCAGCCGTCTCAGTAGAGCCCGCTCCTGTTGCAGTGATGGAGGTGGTGCCCAAGGGGCCTCTGCCCATGCCCCCGGCTCCTCCACCTTCCATCCCCAGGCCCATCGTGCAGAAAGCTGCCTCGTCAGAGACTCCTCCAGAGGGCGAGACCGCCATCTTCCTCCATGGCCAGGAGATGATGTGGAAAGGATTAGTCAACATGCACACCGTGGCCAAATTTGTCACTAAAGCATACCTAGTCTCAGGATCCTTTGAGCACCTGAAAGAG GATCTGCCTGACACCATCCACATTGGAGGCCGAATCTCTCCCAGCACTGTGTGGGACTATGTGGGAAAACTGAAGACATCTCTGTCCAAG GACCTGTGTCTGATCCGGTTCCATCCAgccacagaggaagaggaggttgcctacgtctctctcttctcttattTCAGCAGTAGGAAGCGTTTTGGAGTGGTCGCCAACAACAACCGCCGGATCAAAGACCTGTACCTCATCCCCCTGAGCTCCAAGGACCCCCTGCCCTCCAAACTGTTACCTTTTGATGGGCCAG GACTTGAACCAGCGCGCCCTAACCTCCTGCTTGGGTTGGTGATTTGCCAGAAGGACAAGAAGCGTGCTGGAGCCTCTTTGGAGACTGAGGAGAAGCGTTCCAAGATCCAAATCAGAGACCTAGATGATACTGGCCTTCCAAAACCAACCACCACCATCAAAGCTGAAGTCAAAGCTGAGAAAGCCTTGCGGTACACCCAGGATCTTCCCTTTAGCACAACCCCCCCAGGTACACCTCCCCCTCTCAGCTCCTCAGAGACCTCCTCCACGTCCATGGCAGCCTTATCAGTACTGTCATTCCTGTCCTCTGTCAAAGCCCCTGCTACAGACAAAGAGTCACCTGCCTCAAGCTCTGCTGCATCATCTGCTGCCAATGCCACTCCCCTTCAGACCATCCTGAAGACTTTGTTTGGGAACAAGAGGCAAGACTCTGAGGCCTCCATGTCTCCCTCAGAGCATGGTGCTGTTGACATCTCAGCCGTGCCTGCTACTCTGCTAGATCCCATTGTTCAGCAATTTGGACAGATTTCTAAGGAGAAGCAGGtggaggaagatgaggatgacAGACCATACGACCCAGAGGAGGAATATGACCCAGGCATGGGCTATGGAGCACCCCAGAAGTCAGTTAAAGAACCTGAGGTCATCAAGCAGCCAGAGGCTACAGATGTGGATGATGTGGCTTATGACCCAGAGGATGACACCATCTTTGAGGAGGTCAAGACGGAGGGCCCTGGTCAAGCCAAGGCCACCGGGGATCTGACCAAACAGCAGAAAATGGTGGATCTCAACAAACAGATTGAGGAGCAGAAACAGCagctggaggagcaggaggaTTCCATCCACGAAAAAAAGTTGACCACAGGGACATCAGCTGCCTCGTTCTCAGTCACAGACGGTTTGATCTCACCATCCCTACTGGCCAACAGTCGGCTCCTGCAGCTGGGCAAAAAAGTTGAAGAGTTTGTGAAATCTTCTGCTGCTGCTCCTTTGATTAACCAGAGAAGGGACCCAAGGCAGAGTAGGGATCCCAGGAGGCTAACCTCAGACTCAATAGAAAAAGTGGAGATGCCTCCTGCCAAAGACACCCCGccaccaccacagactgatgtcCAAGAACCAGAAACACCACTGCCCCAAGAAGAGGTTATAACAGATTCTCTTCCCTTTCTGGAATCAGACGCAACAGAGGTTTCCATTCCCCTCTTAGGTGAACATGTAGAACCTGCTACGGAGGTCAATTACATGGAGGAACAAACTGTTGAATCTGAGGAAGTCGACCCAACCAAGAGTGACTTGGACAAATACAGTATTTGGCCAAATGCAGACAGCATTTTAAAAACAGGGGAGATTTCTAGTTTTGAGAAGAACCGTCAAGAGCCTACCTCCTCTGGCTACTTCAACATGTCCACAAACAACAACTCCTTAGCTTCACCTACAATTAATGTACTGTCTCAGAATGTCACCCAGGATAGCTCCACCCTGGTGAACACTCAATCATCCCACATGTCACATGTGGGAACATCAAGCTACATGGACTACGGCGCTCCTCCTGACATTCTCCCAACAACCACCTTCCCACCCCAGCTTGTACCACCACCAATGCAGGGTCCACCCCCAATGCTTGGGCCACCACCCATGTCAGTTCCCCCACCCATGCAGAGTATTCCTTCCTTGTCAGGCCCTCTACCTATGCAGAGACCTCCTCCACCCATGCAAGTGGAGAGCAACCAGTCTCCGTACTCCCAATATGGGCCGCCTCCTGCTGCTTATCCTCCCTATCAGAACCAATGGGGAGGCTCTCAGCAGCAGTATGAGGCCCCCCCTGGTcctccaccccagaccatgatgccACCCAGGGGACCCCCTCCATTCCAGCCGATGGGCCCGAGAGCCCCACCTCCCCAGATGTTCAATGCCCCCATGGGCTCCATGCCTCCCCAGCACATGGGGCAGCAAGGCCCCCCTCCAGGCCAGTTCATGGAGAGCCATGGCCTGCCCAGACCTAATTTTGACGGGCAAAACGGTTTAGCTCCACCAAGGATCAGTGGACTCCCTCCTCCATTCAACTTCCCTGGACCCAGAGCACCCCCTCCACCCTTCACAGGGCCTCCCCCAGGCCACTTTGACAACAGAGGACCTCCTCCATCCCACTTCCCTGGGCCCAGAGGTCCACCTTCTCATTTTGGGGATCATGGGTCCCAAGCCCACATGATTGACCCACCAAGAGGCCCTGTAGATCAGTACAACAATGTCAGTGTTGGGTCCTACCAGCAGGGCATGGACCATCACCAGGGTCAGACCCCTCCACACATGTACAAAGACAACCAGGCTCCCCCACAAGGCCCCTCTTACAGAGGACCTCCACACAACCAGTATGAGGGGCGGAGAGGCCCGCCTCCCAGTGGAGATATGGGTGGACAGCGCTTCCAGCCACCTAACCAGTTTCGGGGATCTATAGcaccctccccaccaccacacagggGTTCTTATGATGACCAGGGACCCCCTCAGGACCACCGTGGGGCCCCACCACAGCATCTTGGAGGACCTGACCAGTATCGCCTTGACAGTCCAGGGGACTTAAGACCAGTTCGCCACAGTGGGCCTCTGCTCCCGACCCCACCAGAGGGGCCCATACTTCTACCAAACCGCATGGGGGgtcacagcccagagtcccacagggATGACCACTGGCGACGACACTCGCCTGATATGAGGAGAAGGAGCAGCTCCACCAGAGAGGGCTCAGAACCTTGTGGTGGAGACAGGCCCAGTCGGTTTGAGGGGGGCCACAGAGACCGGGAGCCAATCCCTGGCTCCTCTCAGTTGTCTGAGGAAAGGCAAAGGGACCTGTCTGAGGACCGCAGGAGGGAGCGGGACAGAGAGGGGCCCCATGGAGCCAGGCCATGGGACAGGGGCCAGGACAAGCCCTGGAGccgggagagagagtgggacagaggcagggagagagacaggggagagagggaacgaaGCCGGGAGAGGGAGcgcagcagagggagggagggagagcgacaTGGGGAACCCGAGGGTGACAAACGCAGGGAACCCGAGGGTGACAAACGCAGGGCGCCGGAGGGTGACAGACGCAGGGCGCCGGAGGGTGACAGACGCAGGGCGCCGGAGGGTGACAGACGCAGGGCGCCGGAGGGTGACAGACACAGGGCGCCGGAGGGGGACAGACACAGGGCGCCGGAGGGGGACAGACACAGGGCGCCGGAGGGGGACAGACACAGGGCGCCGGAGGGGGACAGACACAGGGCGCCGGAGGGGGACAGACACAGGGCGCCGGAGGGGGACAAGagaaaggacagggagagagaccgagacaggggcagagagaaagagcctGACAGGGGTAGGGAGAAAGAGCCTGACAGGAGAGACTACGACCGAGACAGACCCAGGAtcagagaccgggagagagaccGCGACAGGAGAAGGGACAGGTCCAGGAGCAGAGACCGGGACAGAGGCAAGGAAAGAGAGTCTGACAGGAGAGACAACGACCGAGACAGAGCACGAGaccgagatagagagagggataaagaccGGGACCGGCGCGACAGGAGCAAGAgcaaagaaaagagagaagacaaaaaagaaacaaacaaatCTGATGTCCCAAAGGAGAGCGATAAACCTGCAGAGGTTGAAACTGATAAAAACACATCGTAA